The following coding sequences lie in one Pectobacterium sp. A5351 genomic window:
- a CDS encoding TorD/DmsD family molecular chaperone codes for MNEFSIVCRLLGTLFYRQPQDPLLTPLFTLIKEGKLAQHWPLEQDALLARLQKGLDLPAMAADYQALFDSENGSVSPLRSSYESDADDAEIRTFLQQRGMPLNDGAVGHFGSLLLAASWLEDQAQEDETAAQITLFDEYLLPWSDRFLGKVESHATTAFYRTLAIVCREALEAMRDELGESDEEDESEAEE; via the coding sequence ATGAACGAGTTTTCTATTGTGTGCCGCCTATTGGGCACGCTGTTTTATCGCCAGCCGCAGGATCCTTTGCTGACGCCGCTGTTCACGCTAATTAAAGAGGGGAAATTGGCGCAGCATTGGCCGCTGGAGCAGGATGCCCTGTTGGCTCGTTTGCAAAAGGGATTGGATTTACCCGCGATGGCGGCGGATTATCAGGCGCTGTTTGATAGTGAAAACGGCTCGGTATCGCCGCTGCGCTCATCCTATGAAAGCGATGCGGATGATGCGGAAATTCGTACTTTTCTACAACAGCGCGGCATGCCGTTAAATGACGGGGCGGTTGGTCATTTCGGTAGCTTGCTGCTTGCGGCATCCTGGCTGGAAGATCAGGCACAAGAAGACGAGACGGCAGCGCAGATTACCCTGTTTGATGAATATCTCTTGCCGTGGAGCGATCGTTTTCTCGGGAAAGTGGAAAGCCACGCCACCACCGCATTTTATCGTACGCTGGCAATAGTGTGCCGTGAAGCGCTGGAAGCCATGCGAGATGAACTGGGTGAAAGCGATGAAGAAGACGAGTCGGAAGCAGAAGAATAA
- a CDS encoding phosphatase, translated as MYPVDLHMHTVASTHAYSTLHDYIAEAQQKNIRLFAITDHGPDMADAPHYWHFMNMRVWPRLVDGVGILRGIEANIKNIEGDIDCTGPMLDQVDVIIAGFHEPVFPPQDKDTHTTAMIATMARGDAHIISHPGNPKFPVDIRAIAEAAAKYNVALELNNSSFMHSRKGSEPNCRAIAEAVRDAGGLLSLGSDSHIAFSLGDFTHCERILQDVNFPQDRILNVSPRRVLDFLEQRGMPVIAELADL; from the coding sequence ATGTATCCCGTCGATTTACATATGCACACCGTTGCCAGTACGCACGCTTACAGTACCCTGCATGATTACATTGCTGAAGCACAGCAGAAGAATATCCGCCTGTTCGCCATTACCGATCATGGCCCGGATATGGCGGATGCGCCGCATTACTGGCACTTCATGAATATGCGCGTTTGGCCGCGTCTGGTTGATGGCGTGGGTATCCTGCGCGGTATCGAAGCGAATATTAAAAACATTGAAGGCGATATCGACTGCACCGGGCCCATGTTGGATCAGGTGGATGTGATTATCGCGGGCTTTCATGAGCCGGTTTTTCCACCACAGGATAAAGATACGCACACTACGGCGATGATCGCGACTATGGCACGCGGCGACGCCCATATCATTAGCCACCCCGGTAACCCAAAATTTCCTGTCGATATCCGCGCAATTGCGGAAGCCGCGGCGAAATACAATGTGGCGCTGGAGCTGAATAACTCCTCTTTCATGCATTCGCGCAAAGGCAGTGAACCAAACTGTCGGGCGATCGCGGAAGCCGTTCGTGATGCAGGTGGGTTACTTTCTTTAGGTTCTGATTCCCATATTGCGTTTTCTCTGGGAGACTTTACCCACTGCGAACGTATTTTGCAGGACGTGAATTTCCCGCAGGATCGGATATTGAATGTAAGCCCTCGGCGCGTGTTGGATTTCCTCGAACAGCGGGGAATGCCTGTTATCGCTGAGCTTGCTGATTTGTGA